The following coding sequences lie in one Flavobacterium sediminis genomic window:
- a CDS encoding nucleoside deaminase has protein sequence MCNHSKFITEAVELSRNGMNNNEGGPFGAIVVKDGKIVGKGNNRVTSTNDPTAHAEVVAIREACKTLNSFQLDDCILYTSCEPCPMCLGAIYWARPDKVFYANTREDAAAIGFDDDFIYEEINIGMENRKIPFEQLGREEALKVFNEWKNKADKLEY, from the coding sequence ATGTGTAACCATAGTAAGTTTATTACCGAAGCAGTTGAGCTTTCCCGCAACGGGATGAATAATAACGAAGGCGGACCATTCGGAGCTATTGTTGTAAAAGACGGAAAAATTGTAGGAAAAGGAAATAATAGAGTGACTTCCACTAACGACCCTACGGCACATGCCGAAGTGGTGGCCATTCGCGAGGCTTGTAAAACTCTGAACTCTTTTCAATTAGACGATTGTATCTTATACACGTCATGCGAACCCTGCCCGATGTGTCTGGGTGCGATCTACTGGGCGCGTCCGGATAAAGTTTTTTATGCCAATACCCGTGAAGATGCGGCAGCAATAGGCTTTGACGATGATTTTATTTATGAAGAGATCAATATAGGAATGGAAAACAGAAAGATACCTTTTGAACAGTTGGGTAGAGAAGAAGCACTTAAAGTCTTCAACGAATGGAAAAACAAAGCAGATAAATTAGAGTATTAA
- a CDS encoding propionyl-CoA synthetase, whose product MNYLDFYKQSIDNPEKFWKEQAEKLEWYTKPETILSENDKGYPTWFVDGELNLCYLAVDKHIQDGYGEQTAIIYDSPVTQTVKKYTFNEVKEQVAKLAGGLTSLGVKKGHTAVIYMPMIPEALFAMLACARLGVTHSVVFGGFAPHELAIRIDDCKPKVILTASSGIEVDRLIAYKPLVDDALQLAEHKPKKVVILNRKLGAKVPFKKRDVDWEALVYGSEEAPCVPVKADHPSYVLYTSGTTGKPKGIVRDTGGYATALRFSMEYIYGVKQDEVFWAASDVGWVVGHSYIVYGPLLNRNATIVFEGKPIRTPDASTFWRVIAEHNVSVMFTAPTAIRAIKKEDPNGEFIKQYDLSNLRTQFLAGERCDVATLEWYREHIPIPTIDHWWQTESGWPMIANLMGVEYLPIKPGSAGKAVTGYDIRIFNENGEELGPNEEGYVVIKLPLPPGTLMDLWKDHIRFRAGYLDKFPGYYFSGDGGYKDDEGYIYITGRVDDVINVAGHRLSTAEMEEIVASHHAVAECAVVGINDELKGQIPLALVVTKAGETIEQFQLEYEIVQLVREQIGAVASLRKVIVVQRLPKTRSGKILRKLLRNIADGVEFQIPSTIDDPAIIDEVKDEFLQHKIGVFK is encoded by the coding sequence ATGAATTATTTAGATTTTTACAAACAAAGCATTGACAATCCGGAAAAATTCTGGAAGGAGCAAGCTGAAAAGCTCGAATGGTACACGAAGCCGGAAACGATCTTATCAGAGAATGATAAAGGCTATCCGACTTGGTTTGTCGATGGAGAATTAAACTTGTGTTATCTGGCGGTAGATAAACACATTCAGGATGGTTACGGAGAACAAACGGCAATTATTTATGATTCGCCTGTAACTCAAACCGTAAAAAAGTATACGTTTAATGAGGTAAAAGAACAAGTTGCTAAATTAGCCGGAGGCTTAACATCTTTAGGTGTTAAAAAAGGGCATACAGCTGTTATTTATATGCCTATGATTCCTGAAGCACTTTTTGCTATGTTGGCTTGTGCTCGTTTAGGAGTAACGCATTCTGTTGTTTTCGGTGGATTTGCACCACATGAATTGGCTATCCGTATTGACGATTGTAAGCCAAAAGTTATCCTTACAGCTTCATCAGGAATTGAAGTTGACCGATTGATCGCCTATAAGCCTTTAGTAGACGATGCTTTACAACTGGCAGAACACAAACCTAAAAAAGTGGTCATTCTGAATAGAAAATTAGGGGCTAAAGTTCCTTTCAAGAAAAGAGATGTTGATTGGGAAGCATTGGTATACGGTTCAGAAGAAGCTCCTTGTGTTCCGGTTAAAGCAGATCACCCTTCTTACGTGTTGTATACTTCCGGAACAACAGGAAAACCTAAAGGGATTGTAAGAGATACAGGAGGTTATGCCACGGCTCTTCGCTTTTCAATGGAATATATTTACGGTGTGAAACAAGATGAAGTATTCTGGGCTGCATCAGACGTGGGTTGGGTAGTTGGTCATAGCTATATTGTATACGGTCCGCTTCTTAACAGAAATGCAACCATTGTTTTTGAAGGTAAACCCATCAGAACGCCTGACGCCTCTACTTTCTGGAGAGTTATTGCAGAGCATAACGTTAGTGTAATGTTTACAGCACCTACTGCGATCCGTGCAATAAAAAAAGAAGACCCTAATGGTGAGTTCATCAAGCAATACGACCTATCTAATTTAAGAACTCAGTTTCTAGCTGGTGAGCGTTGTGATGTAGCTACTTTAGAATGGTACAGAGAGCATATTCCTATTCCTACGATTGACCATTGGTGGCAAACAGAATCCGGTTGGCCTATGATCGCTAATTTAATGGGAGTAGAGTATTTACCGATTAAACCGGGTTCAGCCGGAAAAGCGGTAACAGGATATGATATTCGTATTTTTAATGAAAACGGAGAAGAGTTAGGCCCTAATGAAGAGGGCTATGTTGTGATTAAATTACCATTGCCTCCGGGAACGTTAATGGACTTATGGAAAGACCATATACGTTTCAGAGCCGGGTATCTGGATAAATTCCCGGGATATTATTTCTCTGGAGATGGCGGATATAAAGATGACGAAGGATATATTTATATAACGGGAAGGGTAGATGACGTTATCAATGTTGCCGGACACCGTTTGTCAACGGCTGAAATGGAAGAGATCGTAGCTTCTCATCATGCCGTGGCCGAATGTGCAGTAGTGGGGATCAATGATGAATTGAAAGGACAAATACCTTTAGCTTTAGTTGTGACCAAAGCCGGTGAAACTATCGAACAGTTTCAATTGGAATACGAGATCGTACAATTAGTAAGAGAACAGATCGGGGCAGTAGCGAGTTTAAGAAAAGTGATTGTTGTTCAGCGATTGCCTAAAACCCGATCCGGAAAGATACTTCGCAAGCTGTTGCGTAATATCGCTGACGGAGTAGAATTTCAGATTCCTTCAACCATTGATGATCCTGCGATAATCGATGAAGTCAAAGACGAATTCCTACAACATAAGATAGGAGTTTTTAAATAA
- a CDS encoding BtrH N-terminal domain-containing protein yields the protein MILEHFKPFNGQHCETTATGSLLYQLGIELSEPMLFGLGEGLGYIFWNMKIMDFPFIGGRIKPDALTENICRNLNLKLEVHETTSVNKAWLNVKQNLDNGKAVGLKLDCYHLDYFANKIHFAGHYASIYGYDNEFAYLNDTNQQERVAKTSLKSLELARNEKGPMSSRNRSYTIHQKGKLPDRKDAIKQAIHRNATDFLNPPIQNIGYKGIYKTSSEIQKWFKTSKNIKKDFQTSASLMENGGTGGSLFRNLYRDFLKESEEILESNEIRKVVHEYDTIATLWKTVADLFYRIGETENFKYINEASDILIELSEKEKTSMEKLKRISV from the coding sequence ATGATTCTGGAACATTTTAAACCCTTTAACGGACAACATTGTGAAACTACTGCCACAGGAAGCCTGCTCTACCAACTTGGAATCGAACTTTCCGAACCTATGCTATTCGGTTTAGGAGAAGGACTCGGATATATTTTCTGGAATATGAAGATCATGGATTTTCCGTTTATAGGCGGCCGTATTAAACCCGATGCTTTAACCGAAAATATATGTCGTAACCTGAACCTAAAACTGGAAGTCCATGAAACGACTTCTGTCAATAAAGCTTGGCTGAATGTTAAACAAAACCTCGATAATGGAAAAGCAGTGGGACTAAAATTAGATTGTTATCATTTGGACTATTTCGCCAATAAGATTCACTTTGCAGGACACTACGCCTCTATCTACGGTTATGACAATGAATTTGCATACCTGAACGATACTAACCAACAAGAAAGAGTTGCCAAAACATCTCTTAAAAGTCTGGAACTGGCAAGAAATGAAAAAGGACCTATGTCATCAAGAAACCGTTCGTATACAATACACCAAAAGGGAAAACTGCCTGACCGGAAAGATGCAATTAAACAAGCTATTCATCGTAATGCTACAGATTTTTTAAATCCACCTATACAAAATATCGGTTATAAAGGGATATATAAGACAAGTTCAGAAATTCAAAAATGGTTCAAGACAAGTAAAAATATAAAAAAAGACTTTCAAACTTCAGCCTCATTAATGGAAAATGGAGGAACCGGAGGATCACTATTCAGAAACTTATACCGTGATTTCCTTAAGGAAAGCGAAGAAATTCTCGAATCAAATGAGATCAGAAAAGTTGTTCATGAATATGATACTATAGCTACGCTATGGAAAACAGTAGCCGACTTATTTTACAGGATAGGAGAAACAGAAAATTTCAAATATATTAATGAAGCTTCGGATATCCTCATTGAGCTATCTGAAAAAGAAAAAACAAGTATGGAAAAATTAAAAAGGATCAGTGTCTAA
- a CDS encoding Crp/Fnr family transcriptional regulator — MLKEYLNSFGLLSDKEIDLFTELGIQKQLNKGDYFIQEGETCKSVAFVISGLLRSFYFSNKEEDITYCITFPNHFMTAYSSFITQQPTNENIEAITTVDLLLFPQEKIQELEQNHPNWTKFLKVIAEQQYIELEKRIFQLQKNDALYRYTELIQKQPEYIQEVPLKYLASYLGITQRHLSRLRKEISF; from the coding sequence ATGCTAAAAGAATATTTAAACTCCTTTGGTCTATTATCCGATAAAGAAATTGATCTTTTTACAGAACTGGGCATACAAAAACAACTCAACAAAGGAGACTATTTTATTCAGGAAGGAGAAACCTGTAAAAGTGTTGCATTTGTAATAAGCGGACTGCTTCGTTCGTTTTACTTTTCAAACAAAGAAGAAGATATTACCTATTGCATAACCTTTCCGAATCATTTTATGACAGCTTATTCTTCTTTTATAACACAACAGCCTACAAATGAAAATATTGAAGCGATCACTACTGTTGATTTACTGTTGTTTCCCCAAGAAAAGATTCAGGAATTAGAACAAAATCATCCCAATTGGACAAAATTTTTAAAGGTCATAGCCGAACAACAATATATTGAACTTGAAAAACGTATCTTTCAGCTACAAAAGAACGATGCTTTGTATCGTTATACAGAGCTCATCCAAAAACAACCGGAATATATTCAGGAAGTTCCCTTAAAATACCTGGCTTCCTATTTGGGAATTACTCAACGACATTTAAGCCGACTGCGAAAAGAAATTTCTTTTTAG
- a CDS encoding response regulator transcription factor: MKKKILIVDDEPNIIMSLEYTFKKNNFEVFIARDGQEALDILKDQVPNVIILDVMMPNVDGYATLESIKKDEKLNNCKVIFLSAKNKESDIQKGLDLGANAYMTKPFSLKKLIDKVNDLLEE; encoded by the coding sequence ATGAAGAAAAAAATTTTAATAGTAGACGACGAACCTAACATCATTATGTCACTTGAATATACCTTTAAAAAGAATAATTTTGAGGTGTTCATTGCTCGTGACGGACAAGAAGCTTTAGATATATTAAAAGATCAGGTTCCTAATGTCATCATACTCGACGTAATGATGCCTAATGTAGATGGCTATGCTACTCTGGAATCGATAAAAAAAGATGAAAAATTAAACAACTGTAAAGTAATATTTCTATCGGCAAAGAACAAAGAGTCTGATATACAAAAAGGATTAGATCTGGGAGCCAACGCCTATATGACTAAACCTTTTTCGCTGAAAAAGCTGATAGACAAAGTAAACGACTTACTCGAAGAATAA
- a CDS encoding SIMPL domain-containing protein yields the protein MKNLFFILLFIPLVSLAQVNDFTKTPQLQTKATYTTEVIPDKITLSITLSEQNTKGKVSVEELEKRMEKVLLENNVDIQKQLTLKDISSNFKDYFLKKTDIQKTKNYQLEIFDAVSAGTILKELESQEISNVELLKTEYSKIEELKIELKGKAILKAKKQAEEMVKNLNQELGPAIYISDLETNIFGRASGLNVRGLNSISNQINGDDLDISFDKIRIEATVTVYFALK from the coding sequence ATGAAAAATTTATTCTTTATCCTTTTATTCATTCCGTTAGTGAGTTTAGCTCAGGTAAACGATTTTACGAAAACACCCCAACTTCAAACTAAGGCTACATATACTACAGAAGTGATCCCGGATAAAATTACCTTATCCATTACGCTTTCGGAACAAAATACTAAAGGCAAAGTTTCTGTAGAAGAACTGGAAAAAAGAATGGAAAAAGTACTGTTAGAAAACAATGTGGATATACAAAAACAACTTACACTTAAAGACATCTCAAGTAACTTCAAAGATTACTTCCTCAAAAAAACAGACATTCAAAAAACTAAAAATTACCAACTCGAAATTTTTGATGCTGTCAGTGCCGGTACAATTCTTAAAGAACTGGAAAGTCAGGAAATTTCAAATGTTGAATTACTGAAAACCGAATATTCAAAAATAGAAGAATTAAAAATTGAACTTAAAGGGAAAGCCATATTAAAAGCTAAAAAACAGGCGGAAGAAATGGTCAAAAATCTCAATCAGGAATTAGGTCCTGCCATCTACATCTCGGATCTGGAAACTAATATTTTCGGTAGAGCTTCGGGGTTAAATGTTAGAGGATTAAATTCGATAAGCAATCAAATAAATGGAGATGATTTAGATATCAGCTTTGATAAAATAAGAATTGAAGCAACGGTTACCGTTTATTTTGCACTGAAATAA
- a CDS encoding DUF4212 domain-containing protein — protein sequence MSNQEKATAYWKENLRYLLILLSIWFAVSYGAGILFKDALNNVKLGGFPLGFWFAQQGSIYVFVILIFVYVRLMNKLDKKYGYDE from the coding sequence ATGAGTAATCAAGAAAAAGCAACAGCTTACTGGAAGGAAAATCTAAGATACCTTCTGATCTTATTGAGCATTTGGTTTGCTGTTTCCTACGGAGCAGGGATCTTATTCAAAGATGCTTTAAACAATGTTAAATTGGGCGGTTTTCCTTTAGGATTCTGGTTCGCCCAGCAAGGTTCAATTTATGTGTTTGTTATCCTGATTTTTGTTTACGTTCGATTAATGAACAAATTGGATAAAAAATACGGTTACGACGAATAA
- a CDS encoding sodium:solute symporter family protein, which translates to MDVQIWTYIIVGITFAIYIGIAIWSRAGSTKEFYVAGGGVSPLANGMATAADWMSAASFISMAGIISFAGYDGAVYLMGWTGGYVLLALLLAPYLRKFGKFTVPDFIGERYYSKTARSVAVICALIVSFTYVAGQMRGVGVVFSRFLEVDINTGVIIGMVIVLFYAVLGGMKGITYTQVAQYCVLIFAFMVPAIFISIQMTGNPIPQLGMGATVAGTDTYLLDKLNGLSTELGFAEYTDGSKSMIDVFAITLALMVGTAGLPHVIVRFFTVKRVKDARKSAGWALLLIAILYTTAPAVSVFAKTNLIETVNDKNYADMPQWFSNWEKTGLLKYEDKNGDGKIQYYNDKSKDEAFLAAAEAKGLKGSELKIDNDIMVLANPEIAKLPNWVIALVAAGALAAALSTAAGLLLVISSSVSHDLIKKMINPDISEKGELWAARGSATVAVVIAGYFGINPPGFVAAVVALAFGLAAASFFPAIILGIFHKKMNKEGAISGMVIGMLLMLFYMLKFKFGMFDGGKEAVAGLKDSWWFGISPEGFGTVAMIVNFIVALVVNKFTAEPPAEVQDIVEHIRIPSGAGEASSH; encoded by the coding sequence ATGGATGTACAAATTTGGACATATATAATTGTAGGTATCACATTTGCTATCTACATCGGAATTGCAATTTGGAGTAGAGCAGGATCTACAAAAGAATTTTATGTTGCCGGTGGTGGCGTTTCTCCTTTAGCAAACGGTATGGCTACGGCAGCAGACTGGATGAGTGCTGCATCATTTATCTCAATGGCAGGGATCATTTCATTTGCCGGATATGACGGAGCTGTTTATTTGATGGGATGGACCGGAGGTTATGTGTTATTAGCGTTGCTATTAGCACCTTATCTTCGAAAATTCGGGAAATTTACAGTGCCTGATTTCATCGGGGAGCGTTATTATTCAAAAACAGCTCGTTCAGTAGCCGTTATCTGTGCTTTAATTGTTTCGTTTACGTATGTAGCCGGACAAATGCGTGGAGTAGGAGTGGTATTCTCAAGATTTTTGGAAGTAGATATTAATACCGGTGTAATCATAGGTATGGTAATTGTATTGTTCTATGCCGTATTAGGAGGAATGAAGGGAATTACATATACTCAGGTGGCACAATACTGTGTATTAATCTTTGCTTTTATGGTACCTGCGATCTTTATTTCTATCCAAATGACAGGTAATCCGATTCCGCAATTAGGAATGGGGGCAACAGTAGCAGGTACTGATACGTATTTATTAGATAAATTAAACGGATTATCAACCGAATTAGGATTTGCAGAGTATACAGACGGATCAAAATCAATGATCGATGTATTTGCTATTACATTAGCTTTAATGGTTGGTACAGCAGGTTTACCACACGTTATAGTTCGTTTCTTTACCGTTAAAAGAGTGAAAGATGCACGTAAATCAGCAGGATGGGCGTTACTTTTGATCGCTATTTTATATACAACGGCACCGGCTGTTTCCGTATTTGCTAAAACCAATTTGATTGAAACGGTTAATGATAAAAATTATGCAGATATGCCGCAATGGTTTAGCAACTGGGAAAAAACAGGTTTGTTAAAATATGAAGACAAGAACGGTGACGGTAAAATTCAGTACTACAATGATAAATCTAAAGACGAAGCTTTTCTTGCAGCAGCAGAGGCCAAAGGTTTAAAAGGAAGTGAATTAAAAATCGATAATGATATTATGGTATTGGCTAATCCTGAAATTGCTAAATTACCGAACTGGGTAATTGCATTAGTAGCAGCAGGTGCTTTAGCAGCCGCTTTATCAACAGCAGCAGGTCTATTATTAGTGATCTCATCGTCTGTTTCTCACGATTTGATCAAAAAAATGATCAATCCTGATATTTCTGAAAAAGGTGAATTATGGGCAGCACGTGGTTCAGCTACTGTAGCAGTAGTAATCGCCGGATATTTCGGTATCAATCCTCCGGGATTCGTTGCAGCAGTAGTGGCTTTAGCTTTCGGATTAGCAGCAGCGTCATTTTTCCCGGCAATTATTTTAGGTATTTTCCATAAAAAAATGAACAAAGAAGGAGCTATTTCAGGTATGGTAATTGGTATGTTATTAATGCTGTTCTATATGTTGAAATTCAAATTCGGAATGTTTGACGGAGGTAAAGAAGCTGTAGCAGGATTAAAAGATTCTTGGTGGTTTGGTATTTCACCGGAAGGTTTTGGTACTGTAGCTATGATCGTGAACTTTATTGTAGCTTTAGTGGTAAATAAATTTACTGCTGAGCCGCCTGCAGAGGTTCAGGATATTGTAGAACATATTCGTATTCCTTCAGGAGCAGGAGAAGCTTCTTCTCATTAA
- a CDS encoding ATP-binding protein: MSSLGLIAILLFYLAFLFLIAHWAEKKDNVKWTNNAYVYSLSLAVYCTAWTYYGSVGVAANSGLTYLPIYLGPIIAIPAWIIILRKIIRISRVNNVSSIADFISLRYGNSRFLGAVVTVVSLAAILPYIALQLKAISETFHIVTRVPHNSLMLFDTTTYVAVALALFASYYGTRYVDASEKRKGIITAVAMESILKLVFFFIVGIYVTYFVFDGFQDVYDKASVLKDFEKKNTIGGIEPAINWFFLCVVSLFAIFLLPRQFHATVVENNRERHIKTAIWLFPLYLLAFNLFVFPIAWGGNVLFEGENVNADTYSLLIPQMFQNNFLTTLVFLGGFSAAISMIVVSSISLSTMLSNNLLIPYTFLRKLKDEDQTVNNKTIVNIRKIGIFMLIILSYLIYRLFVLDYNLVSIGLVSFVIISQLAPAFFGALFWRRGSRLGAIWGIIIGFFICMYTLLLPYAFGISNHNNSFLLNGPYGIELLKPFALFGLDYLSPVPHAFFWSLFFNTIIYLGVSVSFKGNYRERNYAEMYIDIDKYSTNHETAFVWKGTAYTSDIEKVLVKFLGEERTRRALNIFNVKYNVDQNQELADARLIKFAENLLTGHIGTASAKILISSVVKEEKVTLPEVLKILEESNENIIINKKLVETSTELKRITSQLKLANETLVKKDKQKDDFLDTVTHELRTPITAIRAASEILIDDDDIPDEMRRQFLQNIISESDRLNRLIDKILDLEKFETGKQKINPTFNDLVETISKTIDPLQQLIKNKGITIYFENNKSIKTFYDEDRIVQVLTNLLSNAIKFCPETEGLITITITDKIDFWEISVMDNGKGINPIDFENIFNKFYQSDNQNIKKPVGSGLGLAICKQIVELHKGKIWAQNNNGAGACFTFTLPK; this comes from the coding sequence ATGAGTAGTTTAGGACTTATAGCAATTTTACTTTTCTATTTGGCCTTTTTGTTTTTAATAGCGCATTGGGCAGAAAAAAAAGACAATGTAAAATGGACTAACAATGCTTACGTTTATTCCCTTTCGTTAGCAGTTTATTGTACGGCTTGGACCTATTATGGAAGCGTAGGAGTAGCTGCGAATTCCGGATTGACGTATCTGCCTATTTATTTGGGACCAATTATTGCTATTCCGGCCTGGATAATTATTTTGAGAAAGATCATTCGGATCTCAAGAGTGAATAATGTTTCCAGTATTGCCGATTTTATTTCACTTCGATACGGAAACAGCCGTTTTTTAGGGGCTGTCGTTACGGTAGTTTCTCTGGCTGCCATATTGCCTTATATTGCCTTACAGTTAAAAGCGATATCAGAAACTTTCCATATCGTAACACGTGTTCCTCATAACTCTTTAATGTTGTTTGATACCACTACTTATGTAGCGGTAGCTTTAGCCTTGTTTGCTTCGTATTACGGAACTCGCTATGTGGATGCTTCAGAAAAAAGAAAAGGAATCATTACAGCCGTTGCTATGGAAAGTATCCTGAAACTGGTTTTCTTTTTTATTGTCGGGATCTACGTGACTTATTTTGTGTTTGACGGTTTTCAGGATGTTTATGACAAAGCATCCGTTTTAAAAGATTTTGAAAAGAAAAATACAATTGGCGGAATCGAACCCGCTATCAATTGGTTCTTTTTATGTGTGGTCTCTCTTTTTGCTATTTTCTTGTTACCTCGTCAGTTTCATGCAACGGTAGTAGAAAATAACAGAGAGCGACATATAAAAACAGCTATTTGGTTATTTCCTTTGTATCTGTTAGCTTTTAATCTTTTTGTATTTCCGATCGCCTGGGGCGGCAATGTTTTGTTTGAAGGCGAAAATGTCAATGCAGACACATATTCCTTACTGATTCCTCAAATGTTTCAGAATAATTTTTTAACGACATTAGTTTTTCTGGGTGGTTTCTCGGCTGCTATTTCTATGATTGTCGTTTCGAGTATCAGTTTATCAACCATGTTAAGTAATAATTTATTGATTCCATATACTTTTTTGAGAAAACTTAAGGATGAGGATCAAACCGTGAACAATAAGACCATTGTAAATATCCGAAAAATAGGGATATTCATGTTGATTATTCTTTCGTATCTGATCTACAGGTTATTTGTACTGGATTATAATTTGGTGTCGATCGGACTGGTTTCATTTGTTATTATTTCGCAATTAGCACCTGCTTTTTTCGGAGCATTGTTCTGGAGACGCGGTTCACGATTAGGAGCTATTTGGGGCATAATCATCGGTTTCTTTATTTGTATGTATACCTTGTTGCTCCCGTACGCCTTCGGGATCAGTAACCACAATAATTCTTTTTTGCTAAACGGACCTTACGGAATAGAGCTCTTAAAACCTTTTGCACTATTCGGTCTGGATTATTTATCACCGGTGCCGCATGCTTTCTTTTGGAGCCTATTCTTTAATACCATAATCTATCTGGGAGTTTCGGTAAGTTTTAAAGGGAATTACAGAGAACGAAATTATGCCGAAATGTATATTGATATCGATAAATACAGTACCAACCATGAAACTGCTTTTGTTTGGAAAGGAACAGCTTATACCAGTGATATCGAAAAAGTCTTAGTTAAATTTTTAGGAGAAGAAAGAACCAGACGGGCTCTTAATATTTTTAATGTAAAATATAATGTAGATCAGAATCAGGAATTGGCAGATGCCCGTTTGATTAAATTTGCAGAAAACCTGTTAACCGGACATATCGGAACGGCTTCCGCAAAAATATTGATCTCCAGTGTGGTGAAGGAGGAAAAAGTAACCCTTCCGGAAGTTTTAAAGATATTGGAAGAATCCAATGAAAATATCATTATCAATAAAAAATTAGTAGAAACCTCGACGGAATTAAAACGGATTACCAGTCAACTGAAATTAGCCAATGAAACTTTGGTTAAAAAAGACAAGCAGAAAGATGATTTCTTAGATACGGTTACACACGAATTACGAACTCCGATCACAGCGATCCGGGCAGCAAGTGAAATTTTAATTGATGATGATGATATTCCGGATGAAATGCGTCGCCAGTTCTTACAAAATATCATTTCGGAGTCTGATCGTTTGAACCGCTTAATTGATAAAATTCTGGATCTGGAGAAATTTGAGACAGGAAAACAAAAAATTAACCCGACTTTCAATGATCTGGTAGAAACAATTTCAAAAACTATAGACCCGCTACAACAACTGATCAAGAATAAAGGAATTACAATATATTTTGAAAACAACAAATCCATAAAGACCTTTTATGACGAGGACAGAATTGTACAAGTCTTGACGAATTTATTGTCAAATGCGATCAAATTTTGTCCGGAAACCGAAGGCTTAATAACCATAACCATTACAGATAAAATTGATTTTTGGGAAATATCCGTAATGGATAACGGAAAAGGAATTAACCCGATAGATTTTGAAAATATTTTTAATAAATTTTATCAGTCTGATAATCAGAATATAAAAAAACCGGTTGGCAGTGGTTTAGGATTAGCCATTTGCAAGCAAATAGTTGAATTACACAAAGGTAAAATCTGGGCGCAGAATAATAACGGAGCAGGGGCGTGCTTTACTTTTACCTTACCGAAATAA
- a CDS encoding IS1/IS1595 family N-terminal zinc-binding domain-containing protein codes for MKIIACPKCQSDKIVKSGIIKDRQRYLCKACNYYFTVNKLGKKIDDYYVTKALQLYLEGLSYREIERIIGVSHVSISNWVKEFKIKKPPHPNYHPSYKIFKHNELVEYLKNKDQLSGAGMIITELGDKFMLIKWERFKD; via the coding sequence ATGAAAATAATTGCCTGCCCGAAATGCCAAAGCGATAAGATCGTAAAAAGCGGAATTATCAAAGACAGACAGCGTTATTTGTGCAAAGCCTGTAACTATTATTTTACAGTAAATAAGCTGGGTAAAAAAATAGACGATTATTACGTGACAAAAGCGCTACAGCTTTATTTAGAGGGCTTAAGCTATAGAGAGATAGAGCGTATCATAGGGGTTTCTCACGTATCGATCAGTAATTGGGTTAAGGAATTTAAAATAAAGAAACCACCTCATCCGAACTACCATCCCAGTTATAAGATTTTTAAACATAATGAGTTGGTAGAATACTTAAAAAACAAGGATCAGCTTTCCGGTGCAGGGATGATCATTACAGAGTTGGGAGATAAGTTTATGCTGATAAAATGGGAGCGTTTTAAGGATTAA
- a CDS encoding NAD(P)H-dependent oxidoreductase: protein MSKKIVIINGHPNKDSFNFAIAQAYKKGAESSGAEIREIIIADLQFNPNLQFGYQKRTELEPDLMDAWQKILWADHLVWIHPVWWGGLPAITKGFIDRLFLPGFAFQYRENSLWWDKLLSGKTGHIITTLDQPSWYYSIAFGKPSVNQLKRSTLKFCGVSPVKVTYFGPIKTTTVPKREKWLKEVEALGQKLK, encoded by the coding sequence ATGAGTAAAAAAATAGTAATTATCAACGGACATCCCAATAAAGACTCTTTCAATTTTGCCATTGCTCAGGCTTATAAAAAAGGAGCGGAAAGCTCAGGCGCTGAAATTCGGGAAATCATTATAGCGGATCTTCAATTTAACCCTAATCTCCAATTCGGCTACCAAAAAAGAACCGAACTGGAACCTGATCTGATGGATGCCTGGCAAAAAATTCTATGGGCAGACCACTTAGTCTGGATCCACCCGGTTTGGTGGGGCGGACTTCCGGCAATAACCAAAGGTTTTATAGACCGCCTCTTTTTACCCGGATTTGCTTTTCAATATCGGGAAAATTCCCTTTGGTGGGATAAATTATTATCCGGAAAAACCGGTCATATCATAACAACATTAGACCAACCTTCATGGTATTACAGCATTGCATTCGGAAAACCTAGTGTAAATCAGTTGAAAAGATCTACACTCAAATTTTGCGGCGTAAGCCCGGTTAAAGTAACTTATTTCGGTCCCATAAAAACTACAACTGTTCCGAAAAGAGAAAAATGGCTAAAAGAAGTAGAAGCATTAGGTCAAAAACTAAAGTGA